Sequence from the uncultured Flavobacterium sp. genome:
TGTTTTCTAATTCATTTTTTTTGCAGCCAGTAAATAAAAAAAGAACTATCAATACGCAGAAAATATATTTCATATTAATTAAGTTTTTTTAATTTAATCTAACGGAAAATTATATCCTACAGCAAATATCCCGGACGATTGTTTGGCTGCGGGATGAAAGTAGCCCGAAATACCAATTTCAAAATTATTTCTTCGACCAATAGCTAATCCAATACTGAAAGGAATATGTAATAACACGTCGCTTTTGTTGAAATTAAGGTTCGGTGTAAATGTTTCGAATTTACCTATCGAAGTACCAATACCTCCTTCAATAAAAGGTGCAACCCAAGGAATTGGTGCACACAGACGAACTTTTGCTCCAAGTAAAAAAGCATTGGTTGTTACTTTGTATTGAGGTTGATTTTGTAGCGTCTGATTTTTTTCAACAGATGTAAAGATGCCTCCCGCATATGGACGTACGCTAAACCATGATTTTAATCCAATGATATATTCTGCTTGAAAATATGGACCACCGCCCATAACATCAACTTCTTCTTGACTGCCGTAATTTTCAATGTAGTAAGAACTGCTTGCGGCAAAACCTATGGAGCCTTTGATAGAATTGCCTTCTGTTTGGGATTTTGCCTGATTGCTAAAGAATAAAGTAAAGATTAAAATTAAGAACGAATTGCGTAATGCTAGATTCATGAAACATTTTTTGGTTGTGAATTTATTTTTTTTGGTCGGGGCGAAAGTAGAGCTTTATTTTTAAATTCCTACAAAATAAAAAAACTACTTGGCTATTAAACCAAGTAGTTTTCGCTCCCAAAAAAAATAGTGTCAATTATTATGACAATCTTTTCGTTTTAATTTTATCCAATGTGCTTTGGATATTATTTAATTGTTTCGAAATAATAGCAATTTGAGTGCCTTCAAGTTCGTTTTTATCCAAAGCCATTTTGTATTTTTCAATGGCTGCTTCTTCTCCGGTGATACATGCATTTACAATCGCTTGGGTATCTCCGCCAGTAAATGATGATTTAATGTCGATCCAGGTACGATGTAAAGCGCCTAATGCGCCTCCGCCGGAAGTATCGGTTGATTTTCCTAGTTTGTTGATTTGGTCTTGCAATTCAACTATAAATAAAGCACGTTCCCGAGCGTAGTCTAAGAATTCAGCTTTAATTGACAAATCGTTTACATGCTCAGCGGCATTTGTATATCCTAGTTTTCCATCTTCTAAAATAGAAATTAATCCTTCTAGTGTATTAACTGTTTCTGTGGTAGTTTCTTCTGTATGTATCATGATAATATTTTTTTTAATTATGTGTTATACAAAGTTGGGGATTTACAGAAGCTTTTGTCTTACAGAATTATAGCGTTGATTTATATGATTGTAGAATGGGAATTTTGAAAGTATAAGATTTTTTTTGCCACGAATTTCACAAATTTTCACTAATTACTTTGTGTCTTAATTAATTTAAGAAAAAGTTCTTGTTTGCCGTTTGGGTTAGGGATAGAAGTGGAAATCCTTTTGCTTTTTTCTTTAAAAAGCAAAAGATTGAAACGGATAGCCCGGCCGGAGGCAACCCCCAAAATAAGTGCATAAAAAAACAGCTTAAAGTATAAAGTGATGAAACTTTGAACCTTAAGCCGTTTTAATAAAATTATTGATGTTGTTATGCAGTCAAAGCTTCTTTGATTCTGCGTAACGCTTCTTTTAAAATGTCATTGCTTGTTGCGTAAGAGAAACGGATGCAATTTGGATTTCCGAAAGCATCACCTGTTACAGTTGCTACGTTAGCTTCGGCCAAAAGGTACATTGAAACGTCGTTTGCATCTTTGATTTCAGTTCCTCTTAATGTTTTTCCGAAGAAAGAAGAAACGTCTGGGAATACGTAAAATGCTCCTTCCGGAACGTTGATTTTTACTCCTGGAATTTCTTTTAATAATCCAACAACTAAATCTCTACGACCGTGAAAAGCTTCAACCATGTGGTTTAATACACTTGGATCAGCGTCTACAGCAGTAATTGTAGCACGTTGCGCTACAGAGTTTGCTCCTGAAGTTACTTGTCCCTGAATTTTTGTACACGCTTTTGCGATAAATTCCGGTGCTCCAATATAACCAATTCTGTATCCTGTCATTGCGAATGCTTTTGCAACTCCGTTTACAGTGATTGTTCTTTCTAACATTCCCGGGATTGAACCGATGCTGCAGAATGTTCCTGAGAAATTGATGTGCTCATAAATTTCGTCAGCAACTACATATATATTTGGGTGTTTTTCTAAAACTTTTGCAAGAGCAGTTAATTCTTCTCTGCTATATACAGATCCTGATGGATTACAAGGAGAAGAGAACCACATCATTTTTGTTTTTGGCGTGATAGCAGCTTCTAATTGTTCTGGTGTTATTTTGAAATCAGTATCTACAGACGTTGGAACTTCAACTGGAACTCCACCTGAAAGTTTAACAATTTCGAAATAAGAAACCCAGTATGGCGCTGGCAAAATAACCTCGTCACCATCGTTTAACATTACTTGCGCAATGTTGTATAAAGATTGTTTTGCTCCTGTAGAAACTACAATTTGAGTTG
This genomic interval carries:
- a CDS encoding PA2169 family four-helix-bundle protein, encoding MIHTEETTTETVNTLEGLISILEDGKLGYTNAAEHVNDLSIKAEFLDYARERALFIVELQDQINKLGKSTDTSGGGALGALHRTWIDIKSSFTGGDTQAIVNACITGEEAAIEKYKMALDKNELEGTQIAIISKQLNNIQSTLDKIKTKRLS
- a CDS encoding pyridoxal phosphate-dependent aminotransferase, with the protein product MNHILSDRINNLATSQTLAMAALARELKAQGKDIISLSLGEPDFNTPDFIKEAVKKAVDENYSTYSPVEGYLELREAICRKFKRDNNLDYKPTQIVVSTGAKQSLYNIAQVMLNDGDEVILPAPYWVSYFEIVKLSGGVPVEVPTSVDTDFKITPEQLEAAITPKTKMMWFSSPCNPSGSVYSREELTALAKVLEKHPNIYVVADEIYEHINFSGTFCSIGSIPGMLERTITVNGVAKAFAMTGYRIGYIGAPEFIAKACTKIQGQVTSGANSVAQRATITAVDADPSVLNHMVEAFHGRRDLVVGLLKEIPGVKINVPEGAFYVFPDVSSFFGKTLRGTEIKDANDVSMYLLAEANVATVTGDAFGNPNCIRFSYATSNDILKEALRRIKEALTA